A single region of the Accipiter gentilis chromosome 6, bAccGen1.1, whole genome shotgun sequence genome encodes:
- the SEPTIN4 gene encoding septin-4 isoform X4 has translation MAMGCLGALATPEDLKEQWGAQGEGSCPLECQELAAVPTPQAIKRFLKEDSEEAELTQLLRDCPPADSPRKVEPPESWREPGHPLCGVGRVPPDEPADERDARIFSRSRPLDLQQHIAAPPSPSPNRPRSPWGQLDPYDSSEDDKEYVGFATLPNQVHRKSVKKGFDFTLMVAGESGLGKSTLVNSLFLTDMYRDRKLLNAEERITQTVEITKHVVDIEEKGVKLRLTIVDTPGFGDAVNNTECWKPVADYIDQQFEQYFRDESGLNRKNIQDNRVHCCIYFISPFGHGLRPLDVEFMRALHQRVNIVPVLAKADTLTPAEVERMKNKIREEIDHYGIRIYQFPECDSDEDEEFKLQDQALKESIPFAVIGSNTVVEAKGRRVRGRLYPWGIVEVENPSHCDFVKLRTMLVRTHMQDLKDVTRETHYENYRTQCIQSMTRMVVKERNRNKLTRESGTDFPIPVIPPVPDAETEKLIREKDEELRRMQEMLQKIQKQMKDSH, from the exons GCCATGGGGTGCTTGGGGGCCCTGGCTACCCCAGAAGACCTCAAGGAGCAGTGGGGTGCTCAGGGGGAAGGTTCCTGTCCCCTGGAGTGCCAGGAGCTGGCTGCTGTCCCCACGCCGCAAGCT ATAAAGCGTTTCCTGAAGGAGGACTCAGAGGAGGCTGAGCTGACCCAGCTCCTGCGGGATTGTCCACCGGCCGACAGCCCCAGGAAGGTGGAGCCCCCGGAGAGCTGGCGGGAGCCCGGCCACCCCCTCTGTGGCGTGGGAAGGGTTCCCCCTGACGAACCTGCGGACGAGAGGGACGCCAGGATCTTCTCCCGGTCTCGGCCTTTGGATCTCCAGCAGCACATCGctgcccccccatcccccagCCCCAACCGCCCACGGAGCCCCTGGGGGCAGCTGGACCCCTACGACTCTTCTGAG GATGACAAGGAGTACGTGGGCTTTGCCACACTGCCCAACCAGGTCCATCggaagtcagtgaagaagggctTCGACTTCACCCTCATGGTGGCAG GGGAATCCGGGCTGGGCAAGTCCACCCTGGTCAACAGCCTCTTCCTGACGGACATGTACAGAGACCGCAAGCTGCTGAACGCCGAAG AGCGCATCACGCAGACGGTGGAGATCACCAAGCACGTGGTGGACATCGAGGAGAAGGGTGTCAAGCTGCGCCTGACCATTGTGGACACGCCGGGCTTTGGTGATGCTGTCAACAACACTGAGTG CTGGAAGCCAGTGGCCGACTACATCGACCAGCAGTTCGAGCAGTATTTCCGTGACGAAAGTGGCCTCAACCGGAAGAACATCCAGGACAACCGCGTCCACTGCTGCATCTACTTCATCTCTCCCTTTGGCCACGG CCTCCGGCCCCTGGACGTGGAGTTCATGAGAGCCCTGCACCAGCGGGTGAACATCGTGCCAGTGCTGGCTAAGGCTGACACCCTGACCCCTGCCGAGGTGGAGCGCATGAAGAACAAA ATCCGGGAGGAGATCGACCACTATGGCATCCGCATCTACCAGTTCCCCGAGTGTGACTCGGATGAGGATGAGGAGTTCAAGCTGCAGGACCAGGCACTGAAG GAGAGCATCCCCTTCGCCGTCATCGGCAGCAACACGGTTGTAGAGGCCAAAGGCCGGCGTGTCCGTGGGCGCCTCTACCCCTGGGGCATCGTGGAAG TGGAGAACCCATCCCACTGTGACTTCGTGAAGCTGCGGACAATGCTGGTGAGGACCCACATGCAGGACCTCAAGGACGTGACGCGGGAGACCCACTATGAGAACTACCGCACGCAGTGCATCCAGAGCATGACCCGCATGGTGGTGAAGGAGAGGAACCGCAA CAAGTTGACGCGAGAGAGTGGGACGGATTTCCCCATCCCTGTCATCCCCCCGGTGCCAGACGCAGAGACGGAGAAGCTCATCCGGGAGAAGGATGAGGAG CTGCGGCGGATGCAAGAGATGCTCCAGAAGATCCAGAAGCAGATGAAGGACTCGCACTag
- the SEPTIN4 gene encoding septin-4 isoform X5, with the protein MIKRFLKEDSEEAELTQLLRDCPPADSPRKVEPPESWREPGHPLCGVGRVPPDEPADERDARIFSRSRPLDLQQHIAAPPSPSPNRPRSPWGQLDPYDSSEDDKEYVGFATLPNQVHRKSVKKGFDFTLMVAGESGLGKSTLVNSLFLTDMYRDRKLLNAEERITQTVEITKHVVDIEEKGVKLRLTIVDTPGFGDAVNNTECWKPVADYIDQQFEQYFRDESGLNRKNIQDNRVHCCIYFISPFGHGLRPLDVEFMRALHQRVNIVPVLAKADTLTPAEVERMKNKIREEIDHYGIRIYQFPECDSDEDEEFKLQDQALKESIPFAVIGSNTVVEAKGRRVRGRLYPWGIVEVENPSHCDFVKLRTMLVRTHMQDLKDVTRETHYENYRTQCIQSMTRMVVKERNRNKLTRESGTDFPIPVIPPVPDAETEKLIREKDEELRRMQEMLQKIQKQMKDSH; encoded by the exons ATAAAGCGTTTCCTGAAGGAGGACTCAGAGGAGGCTGAGCTGACCCAGCTCCTGCGGGATTGTCCACCGGCCGACAGCCCCAGGAAGGTGGAGCCCCCGGAGAGCTGGCGGGAGCCCGGCCACCCCCTCTGTGGCGTGGGAAGGGTTCCCCCTGACGAACCTGCGGACGAGAGGGACGCCAGGATCTTCTCCCGGTCTCGGCCTTTGGATCTCCAGCAGCACATCGctgcccccccatcccccagCCCCAACCGCCCACGGAGCCCCTGGGGGCAGCTGGACCCCTACGACTCTTCTGAG GATGACAAGGAGTACGTGGGCTTTGCCACACTGCCCAACCAGGTCCATCggaagtcagtgaagaagggctTCGACTTCACCCTCATGGTGGCAG GGGAATCCGGGCTGGGCAAGTCCACCCTGGTCAACAGCCTCTTCCTGACGGACATGTACAGAGACCGCAAGCTGCTGAACGCCGAAG AGCGCATCACGCAGACGGTGGAGATCACCAAGCACGTGGTGGACATCGAGGAGAAGGGTGTCAAGCTGCGCCTGACCATTGTGGACACGCCGGGCTTTGGTGATGCTGTCAACAACACTGAGTG CTGGAAGCCAGTGGCCGACTACATCGACCAGCAGTTCGAGCAGTATTTCCGTGACGAAAGTGGCCTCAACCGGAAGAACATCCAGGACAACCGCGTCCACTGCTGCATCTACTTCATCTCTCCCTTTGGCCACGG CCTCCGGCCCCTGGACGTGGAGTTCATGAGAGCCCTGCACCAGCGGGTGAACATCGTGCCAGTGCTGGCTAAGGCTGACACCCTGACCCCTGCCGAGGTGGAGCGCATGAAGAACAAA ATCCGGGAGGAGATCGACCACTATGGCATCCGCATCTACCAGTTCCCCGAGTGTGACTCGGATGAGGATGAGGAGTTCAAGCTGCAGGACCAGGCACTGAAG GAGAGCATCCCCTTCGCCGTCATCGGCAGCAACACGGTTGTAGAGGCCAAAGGCCGGCGTGTCCGTGGGCGCCTCTACCCCTGGGGCATCGTGGAAG TGGAGAACCCATCCCACTGTGACTTCGTGAAGCTGCGGACAATGCTGGTGAGGACCCACATGCAGGACCTCAAGGACGTGACGCGGGAGACCCACTATGAGAACTACCGCACGCAGTGCATCCAGAGCATGACCCGCATGGTGGTGAAGGAGAGGAACCGCAA CAAGTTGACGCGAGAGAGTGGGACGGATTTCCCCATCCCTGTCATCCCCCCGGTGCCAGACGCAGAGACGGAGAAGCTCATCCGGGAGAAGGATGAGGAG CTGCGGCGGATGCAAGAGATGCTCCAGAAGATCCAGAAGCAGATGAAGGACTCGCACTag
- the SEPTIN4 gene encoding septin-4 isoform X2, translating to MHLDMHQGESWSLMTPATDSPARVPLLPLGALLTLRLPRDELGKLWQDCWSFSQGSLCAAGATRHPLPATGDAGSAMATCPELQPGQEAMGCLGALATPEDLKEQWGAQGEGSCPLECQELAAVPTPQAIKRFLKEDSEEAELTQLLRDCPPADSPRKVEPPESWREPGHPLCGVGRVPPDEPADERDARIFSRSRPLDLQQHIAAPPSPSPNRPRSPWGQLDPYDSSEDDKEYVGFATLPNQVHRKSVKKGFDFTLMVAGESGLGKSTLVNSLFLTDMYRDRKLLNAEERITQTVEITKHVVDIEEKGVKLRLTIVDTPGFGDAVNNTECWKPVADYIDQQFEQYFRDESGLNRKNIQDNRVHCCIYFISPFGHGLRPLDVEFMRALHQRVNIVPVLAKADTLTPAEVERMKNKIREEIDHYGIRIYQFPECDSDEDEEFKLQDQALKESIPFAVIGSNTVVEAKGRRVRGRLYPWGIVEVENPSHCDFVKLRTMLVRTHMQDLKDVTRETHYENYRTQCIQSMTRMVVKERNRNKLTRESGTDFPIPVIPPVPDAETEKLIREKDEELRRMQEMLQKIQKQMKDSH from the exons G CGCAGCCGGTGCCACTCGGCATCCTCTCCCAGCCACGGGTGACGCCGGCTCTGCCATGGCCACCTGCCCCGAGCTGCAGCCTGGGCAAGAG GCCATGGGGTGCTTGGGGGCCCTGGCTACCCCAGAAGACCTCAAGGAGCAGTGGGGTGCTCAGGGGGAAGGTTCCTGTCCCCTGGAGTGCCAGGAGCTGGCTGCTGTCCCCACGCCGCAAGCT ATAAAGCGTTTCCTGAAGGAGGACTCAGAGGAGGCTGAGCTGACCCAGCTCCTGCGGGATTGTCCACCGGCCGACAGCCCCAGGAAGGTGGAGCCCCCGGAGAGCTGGCGGGAGCCCGGCCACCCCCTCTGTGGCGTGGGAAGGGTTCCCCCTGACGAACCTGCGGACGAGAGGGACGCCAGGATCTTCTCCCGGTCTCGGCCTTTGGATCTCCAGCAGCACATCGctgcccccccatcccccagCCCCAACCGCCCACGGAGCCCCTGGGGGCAGCTGGACCCCTACGACTCTTCTGAG GATGACAAGGAGTACGTGGGCTTTGCCACACTGCCCAACCAGGTCCATCggaagtcagtgaagaagggctTCGACTTCACCCTCATGGTGGCAG GGGAATCCGGGCTGGGCAAGTCCACCCTGGTCAACAGCCTCTTCCTGACGGACATGTACAGAGACCGCAAGCTGCTGAACGCCGAAG AGCGCATCACGCAGACGGTGGAGATCACCAAGCACGTGGTGGACATCGAGGAGAAGGGTGTCAAGCTGCGCCTGACCATTGTGGACACGCCGGGCTTTGGTGATGCTGTCAACAACACTGAGTG CTGGAAGCCAGTGGCCGACTACATCGACCAGCAGTTCGAGCAGTATTTCCGTGACGAAAGTGGCCTCAACCGGAAGAACATCCAGGACAACCGCGTCCACTGCTGCATCTACTTCATCTCTCCCTTTGGCCACGG CCTCCGGCCCCTGGACGTGGAGTTCATGAGAGCCCTGCACCAGCGGGTGAACATCGTGCCAGTGCTGGCTAAGGCTGACACCCTGACCCCTGCCGAGGTGGAGCGCATGAAGAACAAA ATCCGGGAGGAGATCGACCACTATGGCATCCGCATCTACCAGTTCCCCGAGTGTGACTCGGATGAGGATGAGGAGTTCAAGCTGCAGGACCAGGCACTGAAG GAGAGCATCCCCTTCGCCGTCATCGGCAGCAACACGGTTGTAGAGGCCAAAGGCCGGCGTGTCCGTGGGCGCCTCTACCCCTGGGGCATCGTGGAAG TGGAGAACCCATCCCACTGTGACTTCGTGAAGCTGCGGACAATGCTGGTGAGGACCCACATGCAGGACCTCAAGGACGTGACGCGGGAGACCCACTATGAGAACTACCGCACGCAGTGCATCCAGAGCATGACCCGCATGGTGGTGAAGGAGAGGAACCGCAA CAAGTTGACGCGAGAGAGTGGGACGGATTTCCCCATCCCTGTCATCCCCCCGGTGCCAGACGCAGAGACGGAGAAGCTCATCCGGGAGAAGGATGAGGAG CTGCGGCGGATGCAAGAGATGCTCCAGAAGATCCAGAAGCAGATGAAGGACTCGCACTag
- the SEPTIN4 gene encoding septin-4 isoform X1, with product MHLDMHQGESWSLMTPATDSPARVPLLPLGALLTLRLPRDELGKLWQDCWSFSQGSLCAAGATRHPLPATGDAGSAMATCPELQPGQEVQGQPSSQAMGCLGALATPEDLKEQWGAQGEGSCPLECQELAAVPTPQAIKRFLKEDSEEAELTQLLRDCPPADSPRKVEPPESWREPGHPLCGVGRVPPDEPADERDARIFSRSRPLDLQQHIAAPPSPSPNRPRSPWGQLDPYDSSEDDKEYVGFATLPNQVHRKSVKKGFDFTLMVAGESGLGKSTLVNSLFLTDMYRDRKLLNAEERITQTVEITKHVVDIEEKGVKLRLTIVDTPGFGDAVNNTECWKPVADYIDQQFEQYFRDESGLNRKNIQDNRVHCCIYFISPFGHGLRPLDVEFMRALHQRVNIVPVLAKADTLTPAEVERMKNKIREEIDHYGIRIYQFPECDSDEDEEFKLQDQALKESIPFAVIGSNTVVEAKGRRVRGRLYPWGIVEVENPSHCDFVKLRTMLVRTHMQDLKDVTRETHYENYRTQCIQSMTRMVVKERNRNKLTRESGTDFPIPVIPPVPDAETEKLIREKDEELRRMQEMLQKIQKQMKDSH from the exons G CGCAGCCGGTGCCACTCGGCATCCTCTCCCAGCCACGGGTGACGCCGGCTCTGCCATGGCCACCTGCCCCGAGCTGCAGCCTGGGCAAGAGGTACAGGGGCAGCCTTCCTCCCAG GCCATGGGGTGCTTGGGGGCCCTGGCTACCCCAGAAGACCTCAAGGAGCAGTGGGGTGCTCAGGGGGAAGGTTCCTGTCCCCTGGAGTGCCAGGAGCTGGCTGCTGTCCCCACGCCGCAAGCT ATAAAGCGTTTCCTGAAGGAGGACTCAGAGGAGGCTGAGCTGACCCAGCTCCTGCGGGATTGTCCACCGGCCGACAGCCCCAGGAAGGTGGAGCCCCCGGAGAGCTGGCGGGAGCCCGGCCACCCCCTCTGTGGCGTGGGAAGGGTTCCCCCTGACGAACCTGCGGACGAGAGGGACGCCAGGATCTTCTCCCGGTCTCGGCCTTTGGATCTCCAGCAGCACATCGctgcccccccatcccccagCCCCAACCGCCCACGGAGCCCCTGGGGGCAGCTGGACCCCTACGACTCTTCTGAG GATGACAAGGAGTACGTGGGCTTTGCCACACTGCCCAACCAGGTCCATCggaagtcagtgaagaagggctTCGACTTCACCCTCATGGTGGCAG GGGAATCCGGGCTGGGCAAGTCCACCCTGGTCAACAGCCTCTTCCTGACGGACATGTACAGAGACCGCAAGCTGCTGAACGCCGAAG AGCGCATCACGCAGACGGTGGAGATCACCAAGCACGTGGTGGACATCGAGGAGAAGGGTGTCAAGCTGCGCCTGACCATTGTGGACACGCCGGGCTTTGGTGATGCTGTCAACAACACTGAGTG CTGGAAGCCAGTGGCCGACTACATCGACCAGCAGTTCGAGCAGTATTTCCGTGACGAAAGTGGCCTCAACCGGAAGAACATCCAGGACAACCGCGTCCACTGCTGCATCTACTTCATCTCTCCCTTTGGCCACGG CCTCCGGCCCCTGGACGTGGAGTTCATGAGAGCCCTGCACCAGCGGGTGAACATCGTGCCAGTGCTGGCTAAGGCTGACACCCTGACCCCTGCCGAGGTGGAGCGCATGAAGAACAAA ATCCGGGAGGAGATCGACCACTATGGCATCCGCATCTACCAGTTCCCCGAGTGTGACTCGGATGAGGATGAGGAGTTCAAGCTGCAGGACCAGGCACTGAAG GAGAGCATCCCCTTCGCCGTCATCGGCAGCAACACGGTTGTAGAGGCCAAAGGCCGGCGTGTCCGTGGGCGCCTCTACCCCTGGGGCATCGTGGAAG TGGAGAACCCATCCCACTGTGACTTCGTGAAGCTGCGGACAATGCTGGTGAGGACCCACATGCAGGACCTCAAGGACGTGACGCGGGAGACCCACTATGAGAACTACCGCACGCAGTGCATCCAGAGCATGACCCGCATGGTGGTGAAGGAGAGGAACCGCAA CAAGTTGACGCGAGAGAGTGGGACGGATTTCCCCATCCCTGTCATCCCCCCGGTGCCAGACGCAGAGACGGAGAAGCTCATCCGGGAGAAGGATGAGGAG CTGCGGCGGATGCAAGAGATGCTCCAGAAGATCCAGAAGCAGATGAAGGACTCGCACTag